Proteins co-encoded in one Xanthomonas campestris pv. badrii genomic window:
- a CDS encoding response regulator yields the protein MSQNKERPVVFVVEDGDGTRQLSCLVLESYGFTCRSAGSVEEALTLIESDPRVDVLFSDIHFPGGLTGVDLALKTAHAPYNLPVLLTSGLAVEYVEEILPDGVAFLEKPYTPEQLLTAIRSVMAKRRVLATPGA from the coding sequence ATGTCACAGAACAAGGAACGGCCGGTTGTATTCGTTGTCGAAGATGGCGACGGCACCCGACAACTCAGTTGCCTTGTGCTGGAAAGTTACGGCTTTACCTGCCGCAGCGCAGGCTCGGTGGAAGAAGCGCTGACATTGATCGAAAGCGACCCGCGCGTCGATGTGCTGTTTTCCGATATCCACTTTCCCGGCGGGCTGACTGGCGTGGACCTTGCGCTGAAGACCGCGCACGCGCCGTACAACCTGCCGGTACTGCTGACCTCCGGGCTGGCGGTCGAATACGTCGAAGAAATCCTGCCCGACGGCGTGGCCTTCCTGGAAAAGCCCTACACCCCCGAGCAACTGCTCACCGCCATTCGCAGCGTGATGGCCAAACGCCGCGTGCTTGCCACCCCTGGCGCGTAA
- a CDS encoding rRNA pseudouridine synthase — translation MSDPIRLDKCVAAQFGCSRGEAQQYIEGGWVSVDGAVVEEPQALATAVQVTLAPDAVLEPAEPATLLLHKPAGMTADAAMALAKPASRSELDNAELRVLKRHFLRLNAPLPLEDDASGLLVLSQDGRVLRRLTADASSIEQEFLVEVRGELRPYGMARLAQGLVYQRRSLPRCKVSWQNEERLRFAIKHVQPGQLRFMCGEVGLEVVSMRRLRIGRVSLGKLAVGQWRYLPAGERF, via the coding sequence ATGTCCGATCCCATCCGTCTGGATAAATGCGTTGCCGCGCAGTTCGGCTGTTCGCGTGGCGAGGCGCAGCAATATATCGAGGGTGGATGGGTCAGCGTGGACGGGGCGGTTGTCGAAGAGCCGCAGGCCCTGGCGACCGCCGTGCAGGTGACGCTGGCGCCGGATGCGGTACTGGAACCCGCCGAGCCTGCGACCTTGTTGTTGCACAAGCCGGCAGGAATGACCGCCGACGCCGCAATGGCGCTGGCCAAGCCGGCAAGCCGCAGCGAGCTGGACAACGCCGAGTTGCGCGTGCTCAAACGGCATTTTCTGCGTCTCAATGCGCCGCTGCCGTTGGAAGACGATGCCAGCGGCCTGCTGGTGTTGAGCCAGGATGGCCGGGTACTGCGCAGATTGACGGCCGATGCCAGCTCGATCGAGCAGGAATTTCTGGTGGAAGTGCGTGGCGAGTTGCGCCCGTATGGCATGGCACGTCTGGCGCAGGGCCTGGTCTATCAGCGGCGCAGCCTGCCGCGGTGCAAGGTGAGCTGGCAGAACGAAGAACGGCTGCGCTTTGCGATCAAGCACGTGCAGCCGGGTCAGCTTCGTTTTATGTGCGGCGAGGTAGGGCTTGAGGTGGTCAGCATGCGCCGGCTACGTATAGGGCGGGTGTCGCTGGGCAAGCTCGCAGTTGGTCAATGGCGCTACCTGCCGGCAGGTGAGCGCTTCTGA